The nucleotide window CCCGGGCTGGTGAGGGCGGACCGCCCGTGGAAGTCCACGGTCAGGTTCCCGCCGTCGGGGTCGGAAACCGTGACCTGGAGCGAAGGGGAGAGGGACACGCCGGTCGCCTGATGAGCCGGAGCGATCAGGGCCGGCGGATCGGGCGGAGCGTTGAAGGCGAGATCGAACGGCGCGCCCGCGACCCACGCGAACGCGGCACCGGTGATCGATCCGTTCACGGACGTGCCGGCGGAGCCGTTGACCGCCGTGCCGCTCCCCTCGTCCAGCCCCCACCTCGCCACGAGTCCGGGGGTTGGGGTGTCGATCCGCGCGTTCGCGGTGCCCTGGATCTGAGCCTGCGACCGGGCGGAATTCCAGACGCGGGCCTCGTCCAATGCTCCCACGAAGAATCCCTGCGCGGTTCCGGTGGACGTGATCGAGGACGCGAGCGACGCGAGCTGGATCGTCGCCGCCTGGACCGGCTGGCCGACCGTCGCCTGGTTCTCCAGGTTTCCATCCAGGTAGAGGCGCCACACCGACCCGTCATAGGTCGCGGCGGCGTGGTGCCAGACGCCGTTCGCGATGGGCGTCACTCCGACGATCGGGTGATTGAGTCCGGGCGTGGACCCCGCCGCTCCCTCCTCGAAGTCGGCACAGAGAACCGAGCCGGCGCTCTTGATCCCCAGGAAGAAGTTCATGTCCACGTTGCTGCCGTCCGCCTGCGAGGTGCCGTGGGTTACGAGCGGAATCGCGTCGGTCACGCCGCCGCTTCCGGTGGAAACGGTCGTGCCGGCACCGTCCCGGCGGAACCAGGTCTCGATCGTGAACTGCGCGAGGTCGAGCGCCGCGGGATCTCCGAAGCTCACGTACGTGTTCCCGTCGAAGTCGAGAGCGTAGGAAGGAGCCGACCCGGTCGTCGCGCATGCGGGTCCGGCATCCGCGGACACGCCGGCACCGTTCACTGCGCGAACTCGGTAGCAATGCTCTGTGGAGGGAGCGAGGCCCGTATCGGACGCCGTCGTGACTCCCGCGGGGACCGTGAGGAGCGGAACGAACGGCCCGCCGATTCCGGACGTGGAACGGTCGACCTCGAAGCGAGCCTCGTTGGAGGAGGTGTCGGTCCAGGTCAGGTTCACCTGACCGGCCGAAACGGCGTCCGCGACGAGGTCCGTGGGCGCGGCCGGGGCCTGGATGTCGAAGGGCGCTGCAGCCGTCCAGGCATACCCGCCACCCGTGATCGTTCCGTCGAGCGGCGTTCCCGCGGTGCTCTGGACCAGGGTGCCGGATCCCTCTTCGAACCCCCAGCGCGCGACGAGGTCCGTCGTCGGAGTCGTGACCTCATCGTTGATCGTGGACAGGATCTGGGCCGCGGTGCGCGCGACGTTCCAGACACGCACCTCGTCGATCCTCCCGTGGAAGAATCCGGCGGCAGGAACGACGGTCGTGAGCGCCGATCCCAGGGCCACGGGGCAGTCGCTGGTGGACGCCGCAGGCCTCCCGATCGTGGCTTCCGCGTCGAGGGCACCGTTCAGGTAGAGCTTCCAGGTCGTGCCGTCGTACGTGGCGGCGACGTGGTACCAGATGCCGACCGTGAGCGGCGTCGCGCCGACGATGGGATGGTTCAGGCTCGGATCGGGACTGGGCGCGGCCGCTTCCTCGAAGTCCGCGGCGAGAACGCCGGTCGAGGCACGCACCCCGAGGATGTAGTTGATGTCGCGTAGCGGGTCCTCCTGGTCGGCGCGCCCCTTGGAGAGCAGGGGAACGAGGTCCGCGATGCCGCCGGTCCCGGTGTTGGTGCCCACGCCGGTGCCGTCGCGCCGCACCCACATCTCGATCGTGAATTGGTTCAGCTTGAGGTCCGACGGGTTCGCGAAGTCGACCCACCCGTCCGTGCCGTTCAGGCCGAGAGCCTCGCCGTTCACCTCGAACGTCGCGGCGATCGTGTGCGATGCCGAGACGTTCGGGAACGTATACGCGGTGACCGGCCCCACCGAGGCGCCGTCCACCAGCACGTCCAGCACGTGATATCCCGCGTTCGGGGTGATGACGTACCCCTGGCTGTCGCCGTGCGTCACGACCGTAGGACCCAATGGAGCGATCGATCCGTTCGGGCCCGCGCTCGCTGTGATGGTGTACGTGTTGATCTCGAAGCTCGCGGTGACGCTCTTGTCCGCGTCCAGGGTCAGCGTTTGGGGATTGCCCGATCCCGCCAGGTCGCCGGACCAGGACAGGAAGTGATAACCCGTGCTCGGCGATGCGGTGAGCTGCGTCTGCGATCCGGGCATGTACAGGGGTCCGCCCGGGTCCGCGAGGATCGTGCCCGACTCGTTCGGGACCACCGCGGTGGTGAGCGCGAACGTGGGGGGCGGCGTGGCGCTGAACGGCGCGGGCGCCGTCCAGGACCAGACGGTCCCGGTGAGGGTGCCGTTGAGCGCCGTTCCCGCGGAGCTGGCGATCGTGAGGCCCGCGTCCTCGTTCAGGCCCCACCGGGCCACGAGGCCGGACTCCGGTCCCGTCAGCTGCGAATTGATGGTGGAGATGATCTGACCCTGCGTGCGCGCCACGTTCCAGATTCGCACCTCGTCCACCGCGCCGTCGAAGAACCCGGCCGCCGCGCTGGCCGTCGTGAGCGCGCTCGCGAGCGACGCGGCCGACGTGCAGGCCGCGTTCACCGGCTGGCCCACCGCGAGCGTCGCGTCCAGGCCTCCGTCGAGGTAGAGTCGCCAGGTGCCGTCATACGTGACCGCCACGTGATGCCAGACGCCGCTCGTGACGGGAGTCGTCCCCGCGACGGGATGGTTGAGACCCGGTGAGGAGCCCGCCGCGCCTTCCTCGAAGTCCGCACAGAGAACGCCGTCCGACGCACGGATTCCGAACAGGTAGTTGATGTCCGCGGCCGCGGTCTCGGCTTCCGCCCTGCCCTTGGCGACGAGCGGAATGGCATCCGGAATCCCGCCGGTGCCCGTGTTGGTTCCGGCCCCGGCGCCGTCGCGTCGCACCCAGAGCTCGATGGTGAACGCCGGGAGCCGGAGCGCCGTGGGGTTCCCGAAGGTCGCGTACGCATTGGAGCCCCCGAACCGGAGACCCGTGGAAGCGGTCAGGGGGACGCTCGAGTCCGAGCTCCACACGGGTCCGTTCGTGAGCGTGCCCTGCACGCCGCCAGCGACGGAGTTTCCTGCCGTGCTGCCGGTCCCTTCGTTCATCCCCCAGCGGCCGATCAGGCCGCTCCCCTGGAAAATCTCCACCCCCATGGCGGCCTGGATCTCCACCTGGGACCTCGCGACATTCCAGACGCGCGCCTCGTCGAGCCGGCCCTGGAAGAATCCGGCGGCGGCGGGCGCGGACGTGAGCGCGCTGCCCAGCGCCGCGTGCTGAATGCTGTCGAAGCGTGGGAGGCGACCGGAGCCGACCACCATCATGGTGTCGAGCTGGCCATCGAGGTACAGGCGCCAGGTCGTGCCGTCGAAC belongs to Candidatus Eisenbacteria bacterium and includes:
- a CDS encoding LamG-like jellyroll fold domain-containing protein: MYARPCSTRTSWFPALLVVFLAIPSLATAQSAQFDGTNDYVTFGAAPGLGATTFTIEVAFKRTGPGVSTSTGTGGIAAAVPLLAKGRGEADGDNRDMNYFLGISSANVLVADYEEGAAQASPGLNHPVTGRTVITDNVWHHAAATFDGTTWRLYLDGQLDTMMVVGSGRLPRFDSIQHAALGSALTSAPAAAGFFQGRLDEARVWNVARSQVEIQAAMGVEIFQGSGLIGRWGMNEGTGSTAGNSVAGGVQGTLTNGPVWSSDSSVPLTASTGLRFGGSNAYATFGNPTALRLPAFTIELWVRRDGAGAGTNTGTGGIPDAIPLVAKGRAEAETAAADINYLFGIRASDGVLCADFEEGAAGSSPGLNHPVAGTTPVTSGVWHHVAVTYDGTWRLYLDGGLDATLAVGQPVNAACTSAASLASALTTASAAAGFFDGAVDEVRIWNVARTQGQIISTINSQLTGPESGLVARWGLNEDAGLTIASSAGTALNGTLTGTVWSWTAPAPFSATPPPTFALTTAVVPNESGTILADPGGPLYMPGSQTQLTASPSTGYHFLSWSGDLAGSGNPQTLTLDADKSVTASFEINTYTITASAGPNGSIAPLGPTVVTHGDSQGYVITPNAGYHVLDVLVDGASVGPVTAYTFPNVSASHTIAATFEVNGEALGLNGTDGWVDFANPSDLKLNQFTIEMWVRRDGTGVGTNTGTGGIADLVPLLSKGRADQEDPLRDINYILGVRASTGVLAADFEEAAAPSPDPSLNHPIVGATPLTVGIWYHVAATYDGTTWKLYLNGALDAEATIGRPAASTSDCPVALGSALTTVVPAAGFFHGRIDEVRVWNVARTAAQILSTINDEVTTPTTDLVARWGFEEGSGTLVQSTAGTPLDGTITGGGYAWTAAAPFDIQAPAAPTDLVADAVSAGQVNLTWTDTSSNEARFEVDRSTSGIGGPFVPLLTVPAGVTTASDTGLAPSTEHCYRVRAVNGAGVSADAGPACATTGSAPSYALDFDGNTYVSFGDPAALDLAQFTIETWFRRDGAGTTVSTGSGGVTDAIPLVTHGTSQADGSNVDMNFFLGIKSAGSVLCADFEEGAAGSTPGLNHPIVGVTPIANGVWHHAAATYDGSVWRLYLDGNLENQATVGQPVQAATIQLASLASSITSTGTAQGFFVGALDEARVWNSARSQAQIQGTANARIDTPTPGLVARWGLDEGSGTAVNGSAGTSVNGSITGAAFAWVAGAPFDLAFNAPPDPPALIAPAHQATGVSLSPSLQVTVSDPDGGNLTVDFHGRSALTSPGEDFTIIGMPDTQYYTSELNGATNAILLSQTNWIVANRASREIAYVATLGDCVEHGDNGGNDIEWQRAVAGYSLIENPGTTGLDDGVPYGITVGNHDQSPNGDPAGTTTFYNQYFGESRFLGRDYYGGHHGSNNDNWFNLFRAGGMDFIVISMEYDTTPDAAVLAWADALLTTYSERRAIVLAHNLAGTGNPASFSAQGQATYDALKGHSNFFLMLCGHVPGEGRRSDTFNGNTVTTLMSDYQGRTNGGNGWLRILTFSPANNVIHVETYSPWLDQFETDADSRFDVPYEMSATEPFAMIGSVPSASGAASLIWPGLVAATPYEWRVTVSDGLVTTTGPTWRFTTQTAPNHTLAVDAAPPGGGTVAPSPVGPVHPEGTLVQVTATPAAGWEFRSWCGDASGSSNPVPVSMTRSKSAVAIFAEVGSPTVSVLAPNGGETLTIGGVTQIEWNATDAEGVESVDVLLSRSGPAGPFEVLGTAPNTGRFTWAVSHPGTQNAFVQVVAHNPAGASPSLSAFDRSDAAFTIPDVVTGIDEEAVTEFSMRLNSRNPTSAGAAIAFALPREAPVRIDLFDVNGRLVETVADALYPAGRHSARWSGHARDGNASSGVYFIRLRTPGHTVTRRIVVIR